The Onychomys torridus chromosome 4, mOncTor1.1, whole genome shotgun sequence DNA window TTCAAGGGTGTTTTCCCCCAGGAAGGAAAAACCGTTCAGTTAAGTGAGGACCAACCAAAGGTAGCTTGTTTTCAAAACAGGAGTACCTGCTAATTGTTATGTAAATTCTTGGAGTGTAGCAAGGTGTTTTCATGGGGTAGGGGAGGAAGACAATCCTGAACACCTTTACTGCTTAGGTGAAAGTGTGGAAATCCCCTCATGAGTACTAAGATCATTCATTccgttttttcttttctgttgaatttttttttttcatccaataTGTTTTGGTTCATTCCATTTTCTGGATCTTAGCCCTCCTTCTAGGTATGAAGTAAtatttgtctctctctccatcactATGTAGTAAACAGAttcatgaaaagatttttttttttaagtgcttgcTTTCCAATTAAAATAGTATtatgtctcttttccttctctgtaaaaGTAGAATTGATTGATCAGAGGCAACATGTGTTTAAAATCTTAGTAGGTATCACCAAGATTCCCTCTTAAGTAGAAatataactgcctataactttcCCCctccactcacactcacacactcacacacttataCACTTACACACTGGCTCTGACAAGAGTAAATTTATGGGAAATTCTCCATTTGGAGGTGTGCAATCACTTGCTTGTTTATCTTTACACCCAAGTTGGAATGCCTATTTCTGCCCAAACCTCTCTCTTCCCATAGGCTAAGCTTGGAGCCACAGAATGGCAGGTTCAGAACTGCACTGGCCGGCTTCTTAGCATATGTGTGTCTCTCCACAGGAAGGCAAGTCTACCAACAGTGTTGGAAGTTTTCCGATTGCAGTTCCTTGACCATTTTGAGCAAATTAGAACTGGCAACTGTACAGTACAGATGCTGCCAAGTGGACATGTGTAACAAAAAGCTCAAAGAAGAAAGTGATGGCATAAAAGGAAATAACTGGTCAAAAGACGAGGCAACCTCCTTGTCGGGGAAGACGGTATTGCTGGGGACCTCAGTGCTGGCAGCCATCTGGAAGCTGTGTTTCTAGGTCATCACGGAGCTCCGGAGCACCTCTGTTCTTACCTTGTTTGCTGCAGCACTCCAAagctattattattttctgttataTCCTTTTGGAAAAGAATAAAGTCTCTCTGAACATTGTGGACAAGGAAAAGGGATCTAAGCAGTGTGGAGGACCGCCCTGCACACAGGGAAGGCCCACTTGAAGTTTAAGGGTGAAGTTCATGGATCCGACTCCAATAGGTTATATGACTCTTCCTTTGCCCTTGGGAGCACTGGCTTTCTGTTTCAGCTTAAGTGGGCTTTTGGCAACCCTCAGGGATCTCTCTCTGGTTCCTAGAATGTAGCTGAGAGGTTCAGTCAGTACCTTTAGGAGTGAGTGAACCAGGGGGATTCTTTTCATCCTTTTGCCACACTCAAAATGCTTGCATAGTCCATGcaaatccaaaaaagaaaaaaaaaaaaaaaagcgtgtgAGTATTCCAGATGTGAACTGTCAGGAGCAGggatgttttgctttgttttataatgctgggaatgaaacccagatCCTTGAGCATAGAGGCAAGTGCAGTACCTTTAAGGCATACTCCCAGCTCAAGCCTAGtatctcagcactcatgaggcctaggcaggagaattgccatgagttcaaggctagcttgaccacaaagtgagttccaggtcatccagaaCTATAGTAAGACTTtcctccaaaaaagaaagaaaaggaaaagaaaaagaaaaatcaaaataataacaacaacaaaaaggaagaaggaaacacaaaAAGTCCATCTGTTCTTTGTTGAAGTACCAGTGACTACGATTTGACTTTTCCCGCATTTCGAAATTTCGATTTCCTGCGTCTCTAAATTTTGCATAGGTTTTCCTAGctttttttagaaaaatgtaaTTGCTAACAATAATGTTGTATTTAAGctattctctctcatttcttagAAAAGCAGATTATCTTGACTTTGTTCCACATAACGAAGTAATAAACAGCCAGTGCTATATGACAGAGGGGCTtgagtgtgtttattttaaatgtcacCTAGCAGGAAGACCCTTCACGTGTTCATGCATGAAGAATGAATGCAGTGGGAACAGACTGTGGGGCTGTCATTTGAGATGGCCAGATGTTTGCAGGaatggcagcagcaggcagtgAGTATGTTCAACTTGCCTATCTCCAGCCTGTTGGCTTCACAGTGATTTGGCACAGTTCATACACAGCACATTCACCGTGGCTGTTAGCACAGAGTTTGGAAGCCTCCTTCCTAAAAAAGGAGAAGACTGTTCCCTGTAAATGCTGAAGCCTGACTTTTGCAGAAGGAGGACTTTATTAACCTCACAAACTGTTTCTTATGAAAAGggtgttaaattaaaaaaagaaaactctcttGATTATATAATCCATTAGACAAATCATGTATATTATTTTAGACAGCTATGCAGAAATGAtgcttttctgaaaacaaaatctcAGCCAGTGGatgagtgtagctagagtttttctctctgggtcccgccgtagcccacttataaaataaacacacagacacttacattatttaaactgctcggccattagctcaggcctaccattgtctagctcttactcttatactcatcccatttctgttaatctatatgtcgccacatgttctgtggctttacctgctgcctttacatgatgcttcctagacggcaggctggcgtctcctcctctccaccttcctgttctctcaattctcctctctgctagtcccgggctactggccaatcagtgttttatttatcagtcagtcATCCACAGCAGATGAGCATGGTGGGTGCAGCAGAAAGATAACAAACAGCTCATACAACGTCTAGTTCAAGGGTAGCAACAGGAAGAACGCACTTTGGGGCactttcacttcctgttgccttggtTGTCAGTGTCCTCTGCTGgcttagtgtttttctttttgttttgtttggttttggtttgtttgtttgttttacaacatctttatttcattttctctgccaagTCAAATTACCAGGTATGACTCTTTCCTCTAAAGAATTTTTCTCCCTTAGCAACTGGCTGAGCAGAGTAACCTATTCCATATGAGTTCTGAGGAATGATAACTGAAATTGActcatttaaacaaaaaaatagatatttgaaATTTTGTGGGTTTGTATTTTGTGAGCAAGATGCATCAAAGATGATAAAAAGCTGAGAATTGTGCTGTTCTGGAAGTCTTATCTCAAGATTCCAGTTTCCAGTATAAGACAGTCTGTCAGGCATCTTGGGCCATGTATCTCCAGTTAATAGAAAGAGTTCATtgggggaaatgggaaaaggtagttggtttttgttgttgttgttgttttgtttgtttgttttttaattttaaaaagttactttgtAAGCCCagagtagtggcacatacctgtagtgggtagccgttccagctttgacctggaagttccaacccccattgaggcttcggtaatggtcacgcccacaaggcggggctgagggaggacgctgaagacccaggatcaaaaggagaggcttctcttggttccaggaccctggatgctggaggtagaccgagcagagttttccagagaacaccgtcaGACTGCGCCATGCCTTTCACAGACTCTgtaaactatccattcatttgtaagttacgcccctaagtaaacctcccttttaactacgtggagtggccttaataatttcaccaatacacacctttaatcccagcactcaggaggcaaagactggcagatttctgagtttgaggttagcctggcctacatactgagttccaggacagccagggctatacagaaaaaccctgtcccaattaaaaaaaaaaaaaaaaaaaaaagttatatttgtgtttctctccccctcccaccccacaccagtgtgtgtctgtgtgtgtaataCACATGTGCAGGTGAGGGGTCAGAGTCACTTGTAGCCTATTATGTGAGAGCTGGGggctttacctgctaagccatctcactggccccaaaaGGCAGTTTTTTGAAAGTAGAATCTGGGTCCTGCTGGATAAGGAGGAGGGCTACTATTTCTTTCTTCACAAAGTTGTGCTTATGGGTTGGTGCCTGGATCCACAGACGGGACTGCTGAGCCCACATAAGTAGAGAGCAGGTCATCATTGAGTTTCACAGAAACTATCATACTGTTCAGTGCTGGGCAGAAACAACTGGGCTGTCTTTAGGAGGTGAGCTGTGGGTTCAAAGGTATACCAAGTGAGTTTGTAAATAGAGTTCATATATGTCCTGGAGGATGCTGACCTAATCAACTTAATTTTAGAAGCACTAAGCATTAAGGTATGGGGAAATGCCTCTTCTATCCTGGCAGTTAGCCCCATGATTTAAGATGGTGTGTGCATCCTGACAAAATAAGAgcctgcctgctgtgggatgtctttctgtacgctgtgaatatgtgctgctacCATTAGTTAATAAAGGAGCTGCTCAGGCCtgtggcaagacaggttatagccaggtaggaaatccaagagacacagggagaagaaaggcggAGTCGAGCAGACTCCATCCAgccgcccaaggaacaagatgccagcagaccggtaatgacatgaccacgtggcaaaatatgtattaatagaaattggttaatttgaGATGGAAGAGCTatctagcaataagcctgagccatagaccaaagagtttgtaattaatatcaagcctctgagtgattattttataaactgctGTGGGGCCAGGTGGGATACAGAAAAGCTTCTATTTACACCTGCCTGACTTGGTTCTGTATTTTTTGGATTTGAGACTTCCTGAGAGAATGAACCAGACATATACATCTTCATTCTTAGTAGAACCAGGTGATTTATGTTGCTCAAAGTAAGTCTTTTATCGGTGTTCAAAGCATTTAGCACATACTGGTTTCTGTTGCTTGCAAACCCATCTGAACTTATGCTGGATGGCTCTCTCACTAAGAGCTGCTTGTGCTGAGAAGGCAGTGTTGTCTAAAGGTGGCATTCCCCTGGCATGTGATGAGGGCAATTCCAGGTGCAGGGCTTGTCAGCTCTGGACCTTGAGTCTGTCTTCATCAGCATCATCTCGTCTTGCATAAGAGTTGGaattacaggggctggagagatggctcagtggttaagaacactggatgctcttccagagaacccagattcaactcccagaactcacatggcagctcataactgtaccTCCAGTTCTCAGGGATCTGATGCACTCCCCTCGCCTTCATACGCACCAGGTgcttagacacataaaataatgaaatggaatCGGAACTGCATTTGGAGAAATGAGCTGAATTGCTCAAGGCCACCAAAGGCAATAAAGTGACACATTCACATTGAGCTCTGCAGTCATCATCTATCCTTGTGTGCACAATCTTTGATGTACTTTAGGGTGACTTAGGAAAGAAATCTGGGATAAGGACCCTGTCTAAGGgtttctatgaagagacaccatgacatagcaactcttataaagaaaacatttaattgaggtggcagtccattatcatcatggtggggagcatggtgtgtgcatgaagacatggtgctggttacATCTTAATCAGAAGacaacaagaagtgaactgtgacactgcaGTATCTTGaccatgtatgagacctcaaagcctgccttcacagtgacacacttcctccaacaagaccatacctcctaagaGTGCCCTTTCTCTGTGAGCTTATGGTAGCCAATACATTCAGATTATCACAGACCCTGACACTTTCATGCTTTGAAGAAATCAATTCCTGCCTTTGTTGACAAAAGAAAACTCAAGCACCTGTTTTGTCACTGAAAAGTCCCCCAATGGTGTAAGCCTTACAGAAATCAGCAGGCCTTTCTAGAAACATCATTTCCAAATACCAACAACATACCATATTCTGTTTGTAAATGCCCACTGTAGATATTTTAACATAGCAGCAATTAAGTATGTGGGTTTAGTATTTGGAAGACACATGTATCCCAGACTGTCCTTGGTAtcactatatctatatctacatctatctaatctatatctatatccatatatatatatatttatatatctgaggatgaccttgaacttgttgaACCTTATCAACTAGTCTGACTGTtagtttaaaggaaaaacaaacacaacaacctAGCTTGAGCTTTCTTTCCAATATTAttaaaggaccagccttaataatattcttctcaggggcccagaagagaaactacgAATTGCgagaattatttttgggaaatgaatctaaATATAACAAGTGTCGGAGCCTGCTGACAGTCatctgggtagctgggtagagggaTGAGGAttaaagagacaatgaagaagacagaaaagagtcgagCGGTCTGCCAGTCAATGCTGGACAGCCCCGAGTTAATTTCAGAGCCAACATATatacagtcttgaaggacagaggtagaacaatgcacagcccAGGCAGGCATCAACCACTGTCTATGCTGTCCtgagtcaaggagcaggcagtttcattttctgccttgatgtacctctggctggtgttagcagcctgcatctagctagatGGTGTGTTCCTTCATgtgggctaatcagaactttctcacagcccttcaaggagactctaCGGGCTAATCAAGACTTTCTCACAGATTAAACAAGtctgaactctattgactcagaatagacttcagattcaaactgggaaactgagtcagttgtgggctcccacaaccaagctctttgtccatctactttattcctcagagagaaaatcctatctacacagcttcagttctgttctcgtgcctagctcctttcttgcctgatttctctcttcctttatctgctgtcccccTAAGTTcaatcttaattctctcatcttaattctgcctcatcaaggttcttctcatcttgttcttacccatctagtacttcctctcccatctggctcttcctcatcttccatctcgtcctCAAGTTCTCTCTGGgcaaaatcctccttatccctctcacTTCTCCTCCTCAGGTTCTCTAGGGTATTCAGTTATAAatccaagcaatagcaatcctccctgtccagccaggtcaccaggcttgagttcctacagggtcataaaggcaggtaagaaatttcctcaggcagtgacgtcaggctttcttttacaatccaaaaaGGGAAtggttaaaggaggaggtcaactgagagctaatattagttagtatatcaaaaaagGAACTTATGTGCTCACTCTACATTTCTAGAAATGGATAGGtaagttaggagtctataatgttagtaaggctgtacaagaaaggagggtctctccttaaattgcacaagaaataaagctatctgcctgacctaggagacaggtgttgtttgcATAAGGGTGTtgttaccttagttcaggagatgACTTGGCTTTgaatgcttgataggtattttagataaatgcactgttaggagttcttgacacacaagaaaatcattttaggaaccagccaatatatatacaaaagctaaaatatcaccaatagTTCTTAAGtcatggcttgaccttcagaaaagtccttgacctttccaagtagtagctttgtGATGGTAGCTGggttccattacattttcctgccgCTTACAGCAGCTTTCTGCACGCACCTGGGTCTGAAGGGGAATGCATTTGTGAAGTGTCTGATAAGCAGCATGTAGGCTATAATAGATGTTAAATTATTGGGGTGCTATGGTTTGGAGTACTACCCCAAACCACATGTCTCAACGTTttagtccccagctggtggtgctatGGATTGGGAGGTGACAGACTCTTCAGGAGGCGGAATGTGGGAGGAGGAAACGAGGTCACTGGGGGAATGCGCCTGGAGGGGAAACTGGGTCCTCATCTCCCtccttgctctgcttcctggattCCATGAGGTAAACTGCTTTGCTCTGCCACGTACTTGGTGCCCTGATGGTTTGCTTTGTCATAGATGGAAGAGCAAGGGAGCCAGCCAGCCGTGGAGCCTGTGGCACTGGAGGCCACAGTAAACCTCCCTCTTTGCTACAGTAAACCTCCCTCTTTGTAACTTGTTCCTCTCAGGCACTTCATCACAGCCCCAAAAGCTGCCTAACATGCCAGAGAACAGGGTTGTTAGAGCTACAGAGGCCTCCAGCTTACAGCAAACCACACCATATTTATCCCACTGACTCATGTAAAGAGGAACTGACCAGAGGTCTCCTTTCTTACATTATTGAGAGAAAATTCTTTGATGAATAATCTTCTTTATCTCATCTAAGGCCCCTGTTCATAATCACTTATTTCACAAGGAAATAAGAAGAATCACCACACTGAGAGCCTTAATTTCTAGACAGGTGCCTACAATGATCCATTAGAAACACTATTACTTCCTCCCTAGCCACTGTGTAGAGCCTCTggcaaagggaaggaaggatagCTTATATCCTGCAGGAGCCCATTTTGAACCAGGAGCCCAAGTTTCCTAGTCTGTGGTGTGGTCATTTACTCTCTGTGATTAGCTTCCTTGGCAGTGAGTGGAGGCATTGTTCTCTCTCAGCTTTGCTATTCTTGGCTCAGTAAATCCCTGCTAATCTGGCTGTCTGGAAAACATAGGTGTGGGTATGATGGATGGTAGTGATTTATGTTGGGACAGATCTGGAATTTTGTGTTGTAATTTGTAAACTCTACTACTATGAACCAAATAAGACCTGGCACAGAATGACCTTTCAGTGGAGagtacagtgattttttttggacctccagctcctgaataatgatactgagatttttttttgagatttgttattaattatgaaagcttagccttagtttaggcttgtacCCAACtagctcttttgttttgttttgttttgtttttttgtttttcgagacagggtttctctgtagcttttggaggctgtcccggaactcactttggagactatgctggtctcgaactcacagagatccgcctggctctgcctcccgagtgctgggattacaggcatgcgccaccactgcccggcgccaactagctcttaaaacttaaattaacctgtttatatttagttatgttctgccacatggcttgctacctctcctcagtactgtATGTCTGTCTGACTTCCTCCTTCTGGCTGGCAATTCTCCcacctcagattctttcccagagttcctatctgtGCCTGGAAGCCAAATGTAGCTGTAACcgttttgttaaataagaaacacagagccaattgcagagttaaaagccaagaggtcagagcaatagctgagagctgaaaaccttgcccttcactgctgctctgtctttcctctccacaagagagctacttcctgtgtcctgtcttttatatagactttctgttctgccttctcattggttgtaaacccagccacatgacctccttgtcactgcctgtctgtacagacctccaggtcttctatggttggtattgagattaaaggtgtgtgttgccctgctggctgtatccttgaacacacagagatctgcctagctctgcttcccaagtgctgggattaaaggcgtgtaccaccaccatccagcttctgctatggcttgctctgaccccaaggcaactttattaatatacaaataaaatcacatttcagtacaaataaaatatcactatatttccccttttctattttaataaaaagaaaaagttataactaatataagaaaaactatatacaaaagtacaataactatataccatatatacaagcaataaaaacctaaatgTCTAGTCCatctgcatttgacaaattcagagaaaaaaattggCTTATCccctcctgtctagctattggctctttatcaaaccaatcagaaggtgccttactTAGGCAGGTGAGGTTAAACAGAGACATATCtgtacacagtgtacaaaaagattatcccaacagTAGTTACATGAGAGTCTCTCTATTTTCACAGTAtgagggattgaacccagggccttgtgcatgccttCAAGTGCTCTACAATCAGCTACAACTCcagccctttttatttttttatttatttttattttttatttttttggtttttcaagacagggtttctctgtgtagctttgtgcctttcctggaactcacttggtagcccaggctggcctcaaactcacaaagatccacctgcctctgcctcccgagtgctgggattaaaggcgtgcaccaccaacgcccggcagccctttttattttgagataggtttttgTCAGattgcccaggcaggcctcgaactatTCCTGCTTTGGCCTCAGGAGTAAATTTGACTTTCAGGCCTATGCCACAGCCCTGGCTATAACCTAAGAGTTTCTTTTGTGATGGGCATTACTCTGAGCTTGACCAGTATAGTTGTTCACATCATTCTTCTCAGTTTTCAATATGAATAGTATTGTCTACACCCAAACCCATCAAGTGTTTACAGATACACATAGATCACAGATGGCACCCATATCCCTGGCTAGGCTCTGGAGTTTAAGCAGCTCCGTCTTGGGATTCAGTGAGCCCTTCTTTATTAATTTCATCTCTCCTGTTCTGAGTTTTTAACTTACTTGATAAAGTTCCTATCTGTTGCGACCAAAGATAGTTACTGGTGAGAAAGGTTAACAGATGAGAGCTAAACCCTAAGCTGTGGGAATCAGTGAACATAACAAGAGTCTGGGCATTGTCAGTTATAATGGTGGGACCTATGGCAATGGAGGATTTGGCTTATTGTCACATGGTCTGTGTTCCCATATTTCTGgctgaagaaccaaagcacccccatttcaagcaagcccctcacccccagctttatttatttatttgtttgtttatttttggtttttcgaggcagggtttctctgtgtagctctgctcctttcctggaacttactctgtagcctaggctgacctcaaactcacagagatccacctggctctgtctctttaccactgcctgactccccacagcttgaaacaggcctgagtttcaaaattctcagagcagcggacataggtcccaggacaaagtcaggatgtttgaagagccatctggtagcaactgattaaccatagaatgccTCAATGCCAGAGATggtcaaaagtacaaagtcaggatgtttgaaggactatctggtaacaattgattaaccacagaatgccccaatgctggaggtaatctataaagtttgacaatcaaaaactacaaagtaagataacacagaaattctgaaaagcccctGAAACTTGAGCCACTCAGAATTGTACCCagactagcacccctaaatgatgtaaccttgtggtttttgcctttaaaaactgagcttgcagaggggcgggcacctcctctagcctctgctgTGTCAGGGTGCTCAACTGAGATCCCTGCTGCAGCTTGAACTACTTCAATAAACCTTGATTTTGCATTTCGGTGAGtttgtgtctctggtggtctctttgggggtctcGCGCCAGGGCACAACACTAGCAACAGAACTTCAATTACCTTTTGGGAAATTACATCCATCCTTTCAGCCTTGGGAAACTATTAATAAAAGTTCCCATGATCAAAGCATAGAGAACAGGCATGTTTTCTTCTAGCGTTTCACCCAAGTGAAGTTCTGCAAGGactaggaaaatgaaataaatttgttgttgttgaaactgTGACTCTGTCAGGTATTCAGCTACAAGCAACAGACAACCCAATTTCAGACAGTGTAATCAAATACAGTCTGATGGTTTTCTTGTCACAACCACAGTCCAGAGATAAGCAGCTTTGCTTCAGTTGGTCCACATCCACATTGTCTCAGCAGCTGTATTGGTGGTATTCTTGTTCTTTCCATCACAAACACAAAGTCATCACAGAGCTTCCTGCATTGCATCCATGTTCAAGACAGGAGGAGAAGATGAGAGAACTATGCTTCAGTTTTCCTTATTAGGAAATTAAAGTCTGTCTTACAAAATCCCAACTGTCTTCTTGCTTCTGTATTCTCCTAGATCTGGATCTTGTAAGCATCTGAGCTGCAAGAGGAATGGGGAAAACTAGTATTTACTTTCTGCAGCCTCTGTGGGTGAAGgaggcaaaggaaaaaggactgTGATTGGTACAGTCACTGGGACACCAAGAGGCAGCATCTCCTCTCTAGTGGCTGCGCTGAAGGCCACACAGGTGAGCCTGCTCTGTCTACTCCACACAGGTGAGCCTGCTCCGTCTACTCCACACAGGTGATCCTGCTCCGTCTACTCCACACAGGTGAGCCTGCTCCGTCTACTCCACACAGGTGATCCTGCTCCCTCTACTCCACACAGGTGAGCCTGCTCCATCTACTCCACACAGGTGATCCTGCTCCATCTACTCCACACAGGTGATCCTGCTCCATCTACTCCACACAGGTGAGCCTGCTCCATCTACTCCACACAGGTGATCCTGCTCCGTCTACTCCACACAGGTGAGCCTGCTCCATCTACTCCACACAGGTGATCCTGCTCCGTCTACTCCACACAGGTGAGCCTGCTCCATCTACTCCACACAGGTGATCCTGCTCCGTCTACTCCACACAGGTGAGCCTGCTCCATCTACTCCACACAGGTGAGCCTGCTCCATCTACTCCACACAGGTGAGCCTGCTCCATCTACTCCACACAGGTGATCCTGCTCCATCTACTCCACACAGGTGATCCTGCTCCATCTACTCCATACAGATGAGCCTGCTCCATCTACTCCACACAGGTGAGCCTGCTCCATCTACTCCACACAGGTGAGCCTGCTCCATCTACTCCACACAGGTGATCCTGCTCCATCTACTCCACACAGGTGAGCCTGCTCCATCTACTCCACACAGGTGAGCCTGCTCCATCTACTCCACACAGGTGAGCCTGCTCCATCTACTCCACACAGGTGAGCCTGCTCCATCTACTCCACACAGGTGATCCTGCTCCATCTACTCCACACAGGTGAGCCTGCTCCATCTACTCCACACAGGTGAGCCTGCTC harbors:
- the Cd59 gene encoding CD59 glycoprotein; the encoded protein is MGIQRRLLSLLLLLAVLCSTGVSLRCYNCLDPVSSCKMNTTCSPNLDSCLIAVSGRQVYQQCWKFSDCSSLTILSKLELATVQYRCCQVDMCNKKLKEESDGIKGNNWSKDEATSLSGKTVLLGTSVLAAIWKLCF